In Gracilinanus agilis isolate LMUSP501 unplaced genomic scaffold, AgileGrace unplaced_scaffold24279, whole genome shotgun sequence, the genomic stretch CAAAGACAAGGTTACTATAATGTTTTATATCCATTTGTTGCATGTCTCTtcttttccactgatctacttttctgtttcttagtaGTACCAGATAATGTTGactaattattgctttataatatcaTTCAAAATATGGTattgctagacctccttcctttaaactttttttccccttaattcctttgatattattgACTTTATGTTTTcccaaaggaatttttttcaaatggtcATGTCCAAGTTAAATACTCCAGAGGCAGAATTAGAATCAGATCATCAAAATCCAGAACCAACTCCCCTGTGCCTTTATTCctgcctcacaaggttgttgctatgatcaaatgaaattatttatgtaaatagatttgtaaactttaaatcatTATATCAGCATGTCAGTtatcattattttccttcttctagCAGAAACCAACCCAAGTAAATGGCCAGTGAAAACTACACCAGGGTCACTGAATTCATTTTCCTGGGTTTGGAGTATTATCCCCAGCTACAGGTCATCCTCTTCCTGCTTTTTCTGTTCTTCTATCTCTTCACCATGACAGGAAACTTGGGGATGATCATCTTGATTCGAATTGATGCTCGTCTTCACAGCCCCATGTATTTTTTCCTCAGCCACCTATCATTTGTGGACATCAGCTTCTCTTCTGTGGTGGGCCCAAAGATGTTGAGAGACTTCTTTGAGGAGAGAAAAACCATCTCGTTCCTTGGTTGTGCTTTGCAGCAATGGTTCTTTGGTTTTTTTGTGGCCACTGAGTGTTTCCTCTTGGCATCCATGGCTTATGATCGCTATGTTGCAATTTGTAACCCTCTACTTTATTCTGTGGCCATGTCCCAGAGACTTTGCATCCAGTTGGTGGTTGGTCCCTACACTGTTGGATTCATGAACACCATGACACACACCACAGCTACTTTCCGTCTCCCCTTCTGTGGCCCTAATGTCATCAATCACTTCTTCTGTGACATATCACCCCTGCTCTCCCTTGTATGTGCTGATACCAGCCTTAATAAATTATTAGTTTTCATTGTGGCTGGAGCTGTTGGAGTATTCAGTGGCCTGACCATCCTTGTTTCCTACATCTATATTCTGATAGCCATCCTCAGAATCCGGTCTGCAGAAGGCAGACGGAAAGCCTTCTCTACCTGTTCTTCTCACCTTACAGCTGTTGCCATCTTGTATGGGACTCTCTTTTTCATTTATGTGAGGCCTGGTGCAATTTTCTCTCTGGATCTTAACAAAGTTGTCTCTGTGTTTTATACTGCAGTGATCCCCATGTTGAATCCCCTCATCTATAGCCTGAGGAACAAGGAGGTCAAAGATGCCATCCTCAGGACCATTGCTAAAAGGAAATTTTGTGTCAGCAAATAAGTTctccagaaaaggaaggaatacatttttcATCAAGTTGCATGAGTTCCATGAAGTTGCATATATTTCcagaattatagaatataatataatatatttcccTCCTGCCTTGGCcgatctcttcttcttctttttcatggACAATGATTT encodes the following:
- the LOC123254534 gene encoding olfactory receptor 1009-like, translated to MASENYTRVTEFIFLGLEYYPQLQVILFLLFLFFYLFTMTGNLGMIILIRIDARLHSPMYFFLSHLSFVDISFSSVVGPKMLRDFFEERKTISFLGCALQQWFFGFFVATECFLLASMAYDRYVAICNPLLYSVAMSQRLCIQLVVGPYTVGFMNTMTHTTATFRLPFCGPNVINHFFCDISPLLSLVCADTSLNKLLVFIVAGAVGVFSGLTILVSYIYILIAILRIRSAEGRRKAFSTCSSHLTAVAILYGTLFFIYVRPGAIFSLDLNKVVSVFYTAVIPMLNPLIYSLRNKEVKDAILRTIAKRKFCVSK